AGTCCCAGTGCACTGAGTCGCTTCTTCAACGTCTATGACTGGGATTCAGACCGTTGCTGGGACGAAATGCAGGACATCCATTGGCGCATTTTGTTGGACGTAGCTCACTCCAAACGCCGACCTCGGTTGCGGCTCAGTGTGGATCTGACCACGGTGGAAAAGGTGGGGACTCAACTGCCCTACGTCAGCGTCTACAACGGTAGACATGGCATCCACCTGGTCGTCCTGTTTGCCGAGTATGGGGAACTGAAGTTCCCCATTTCCTACCGGGTGTACCAGGGCAAGCACACCAGCACGCCCGTCACTCTGGCGCTCGACCTACTGGAAGAGGTGCCGGACTTCATCAAGAAACGTTTCCGGGTACGTGTCCTAGCGGACAGCGGCTTTGAAGCCGCTGTTTTTCTGGAAGGCGTGCGGCACCTCGATTTCGAGTTCGTGGTGGGTGTGAGGAGCAACCGGCGCACGGACCATCCTGGGCGGGTGACGGTGGCGGACTGTCCGCATGGAGGCTATGTCAACTTGGCCAACTGGTCTCTGGAAACGCTGTCTCTGGGGAGAGTAGACCGTGGGGACCGGGAATTCTTCGCGGTGTCGTCTGAACTGTTGGAGGGGGATGAGATCATCGCTGAGGGTGGGCGGCGCTGGACATTGGAGTCCTTTTTCAAGGAAGGTAAGCACCAGTTTGGGTTGGCGCAGTTCGCGCTGCGAACTGCCAGGGGTCTGGACCGCTGGATTCTGATGGTCTTCCTGGCCTTCACCCTGACCATACTGCATCGCTCAGAAGGGATGACCTTGAAAGAGGCGGCACGCCTGGCCCTCTACACCCTGTTCCCCGTAGTCAGGCTCAACCATCTTCTGAGTCAGCTCCAAAAAGAACGAGAATTTCTTCTCCAGCACGGCTATTCGCTCAGCTATGCAAGGTGCAAGTTATGAGAAATACGATCATGGCTGCTGTCCACAGTGTTGATCAGGATGGGCCAGCTGCCGTACGTACGGCCTCGTTCACCAGTGTGTGTGCCGATTCACCGTTCAGCGCGTCCAGGGCCAGGCCCTGAGCTTCTGCGCCACTGGCGCGGATACCTTCAGCAGCAGCTTTGGCACCTTCACGTGCCAGCCGTTGTGCGGTGGACAGACCGACGCCTGAGGCGCCGCCCGTAACCACGGCCACTCTACCTTCACTTCAGTCCGTCCCATAACTTTTCCCTCCTCGTGCCCCTCAGGGCAGGGCGCACGCCGCTTACGCCGGGGATACAGGGCAGGGGGAAGCGTCAATAAAAAAAACAGATCAGGTGCTGTCCACCTTCGGCGCAAGTCTTCAGCCAGTCCCGCACCTCGGCCAGTGACT
This sequence is a window from Deinococcus radiophilus. Protein-coding genes within it:
- a CDS encoding transposase yields the protein MYKQVSGERAHILSQRILDIPETLYQRRSLEASLHFFHSPGQKIKFSQAEGVSPSALSRFFNVYDWDSDRCWDEMQDIHWRILLDVAHSKRRPRLRLSVDLTTVEKVGTQLPYVSVYNGRHGIHLVVLFAEYGELKFPISYRVYQGKHTSTPVTLALDLLEEVPDFIKKRFRVRVLADSGFEAAVFLEGVRHLDFEFVVGVRSNRRTDHPGRVTVADCPHGGYVNLANWSLETLSLGRVDRGDREFFAVSSELLEGDEIIAEGGRRWTLESFFKEGKHQFGLAQFALRTARGLDRWILMVFLAFTLTILHRSEGMTLKEAARLALYTLFPVVRLNHLLSQLQKEREFLLQHGYSLSYARCKL
- a CDS encoding Rossmann-fold NAD(P)-binding domain-containing protein, translating into MAVVTGGASGVGLSTAQRLAREGAKAAAEGIRASGAEAQGLALDALNGESAHTLVNEAVRTAAGPS